One stretch of Chitinophaga pendula DNA includes these proteins:
- the rpmI gene encoding 50S ribosomal protein L35, with translation MPKVKTHSRAKKTFKVTGSGQIKRFKAFKSHLLTKKATKRKRSLRGSTLVSEANLNLVKRMLCLR, from the coding sequence ATGCCCAAAGTAAAGACACATTCCCGTGCTAAAAAGACTTTTAAGGTGACCGGGAGCGGACAGATTAAGCGGTTTAAGGCTTTCAAGAGTCACTTGTTGACCAAGAAAGCTACCAAAAGAAAACGTAGCCTGAGAGGGAGCACCCTGGTTAGTGAAGCTAACCTGAACCTGGTAAAGAGAATGCTCTGTCTCCGCTAA
- the rplT gene encoding 50S ribosomal protein L20: MPRSVNAVASRARRKKILKQAKGFYGKRKNVYTVAKNVLEKGLTYSYVGRKLKKRNYRQLWIARINAAVRAEGLTYSEFIHKLSEKQIDLNRKVLADLAMNEPETFKTLVASVK; the protein is encoded by the coding sequence ATGCCTCGTTCAGTAAACGCAGTTGCTTCCAGGGCCCGGAGGAAAAAGATATTAAAGCAGGCCAAAGGTTTTTACGGTAAAAGAAAAAATGTCTATACCGTAGCCAAAAACGTCCTGGAAAAAGGGCTGACCTATAGTTACGTAGGTCGTAAGTTAAAGAAAAGAAACTATCGCCAGTTGTGGATCGCTCGTATTAACGCTGCTGTAAGAGCAGAAGGGCTGACCTACTCTGAATTCATACATAAATTGTCTGAAAAACAGATAGATCTGAACAGAAAAGTACTGGCTGACCTGGCCATGAACGAACCTGAAACCTTCAAGACGCTAGTAGCTTCCGTTAAATAA
- the ispE gene encoding 4-(cytidine 5'-diphospho)-2-C-methyl-D-erythritol kinase → MIVFPNCKINLGLHVTGKRADGFHELETVFYPLPITDALEVVRADELLFEASGIPIAGPVNDNLCLRAWHLLKTDFPALPPVSIHLHKYIPMGAGLGGGSADAAFMLQLLNDKFKLNIDTPRLRSYAAQLGSDCAFFINNQPSFATGRGEILTPCPVSLKGYGFLVIYPGIHVNTGWAFGQIIPQAPAFALSERILAPVNKWKDLITNDFEAPVFKAHPVLAQVKQRLYTLGAVYATMSGSGASMVGIFPEGTAIPEKKWEPAYQVFRVKGSM, encoded by the coding sequence ATGATAGTATTTCCCAATTGTAAGATCAATCTGGGTTTACATGTAACCGGCAAGCGGGCCGATGGTTTTCATGAATTGGAAACGGTCTTTTATCCACTGCCTATTACTGACGCTCTTGAAGTGGTCAGGGCGGATGAGCTGCTGTTTGAAGCCTCAGGCATTCCTATTGCCGGCCCGGTAAACGATAATTTATGTCTGCGCGCCTGGCATTTATTAAAAACGGACTTTCCGGCACTCCCTCCTGTCTCCATACACCTGCATAAATATATTCCAATGGGTGCAGGGCTGGGTGGTGGTTCTGCAGATGCCGCGTTTATGTTACAGTTGCTGAATGACAAATTTAAGCTGAACATAGATACGCCGCGTTTGCGTTCGTATGCAGCACAACTGGGTAGCGATTGTGCTTTTTTTATTAATAATCAGCCCTCTTTTGCTACCGGCCGGGGAGAGATATTGACGCCTTGCCCTGTGTCGTTAAAAGGATATGGATTTCTGGTAATATATCCGGGAATACATGTAAATACGGGTTGGGCATTTGGACAAATCATACCACAGGCACCGGCATTCGCGTTAAGTGAACGGATACTAGCGCCAGTAAATAAATGGAAAGACTTGATTACCAATGATTTTGAGGCACCTGTTTTTAAAGCACATCCGGTATTAGCGCAGGTAAAGCAGCGTTTGTATACACTTGGAGCGGTGTATGCGACGATGAGTGGAAGTGGTGCTTCGATGGTCGGAATTTTCCCAGAGGGAACAGCTATTCCCGAAAAGAAATGGGAACCGGCCTATCAGGTTTTTAGGGTAAAAGGAAGTATGTAA
- a CDS encoding bifunctional nuclease family protein, with the protein MRKIELEIVALSHSITQTHSYAVVLGEVNGLRRLPIVIGGFEAQAIAVALEKMQPSRPLTHDLMKNFMSAFNIELHEVVISNLQEGIFYSKLICSSNDETIEIDSRTSDALALAVRFGCPIYTFENILNSAGILLDDPAGKKGTKPVTPTISEHEKGAEDDLRAMSVEELTMLLQEVLDQEDYIRAIAIRDEINSRKSKS; encoded by the coding sequence ATGAGAAAAATAGAACTGGAAATAGTTGCTCTATCGCACAGCATTACGCAGACACATTCTTATGCGGTGGTATTAGGAGAGGTTAATGGATTACGCCGGTTGCCTATTGTAATTGGTGGATTTGAAGCCCAAGCCATCGCAGTAGCCCTGGAAAAGATGCAACCCAGCCGCCCCCTTACCCACGATCTGATGAAAAACTTTATGAGTGCATTTAATATAGAACTTCATGAAGTAGTGATCAGTAATTTACAGGAAGGTATATTCTATTCCAAGCTTATCTGTTCCAGCAATGATGAAACGATAGAGATTGATTCCCGCACATCAGATGCATTGGCGCTTGCCGTACGATTTGGATGTCCCATTTATACTTTTGAGAATATTTTAAACAGCGCCGGCATCCTCCTGGATGACCCTGCTGGTAAGAAAGGCACTAAACCGGTAACCCCTACCATTTCCGAACATGAAAAAGGTGCGGAAGATGATCTCCGGGCAATGAGCGTAGAAGAATTGACCATGCTATTGCAGGAAGTATTAGACCAGGAAGATTATATACGTGCAATCGCCATCCGCGACGAGATCAACAGCCGTAAAAGCAAATCCTGA
- a CDS encoding electron transfer flavoprotein subunit alpha/FixB family protein gives MSVIIFADQFQGKIKKAALEAVQYGAKIAKQLGTNATAVVLGQVAQEELTALGNYGAEKVLHAADARLDEVEGGVFTKVLVAAAQQEGAKVLVFPHNFDGRAIAPRVAAKLKAGLVAGAITLPDTSNGFVVKKTVFSGKAFANVNITSDIKVIAVMPNTFPLEAGSGSATVSTFSPAIADTDFKVKVSSVETISGEIPLTEAEVIVSGGRGLKGPEHWGLVEDLAKVLGAATACSRPVADSGWRPHHEHVGQTGLTVRPNLYIAIGISGAIQHLAGVNGSKVIVVINRDPEAPFFKAADYGIVGDAFEVVPKLTAAIKALKA, from the coding sequence ATGTCAGTTATAATATTTGCCGATCAGTTCCAGGGAAAGATCAAAAAAGCTGCTTTAGAAGCAGTACAGTACGGTGCCAAGATAGCGAAGCAACTCGGTACAAACGCCACAGCAGTAGTATTGGGCCAGGTAGCACAGGAAGAGCTTACTGCCTTGGGTAACTACGGCGCAGAAAAAGTTCTGCATGCAGCAGATGCCCGCCTCGATGAAGTCGAAGGGGGCGTATTTACAAAAGTACTTGTAGCAGCCGCACAACAGGAAGGGGCCAAAGTGTTGGTATTTCCCCATAATTTCGATGGCCGCGCTATCGCTCCCCGGGTAGCCGCAAAACTGAAAGCCGGTCTCGTAGCAGGTGCCATTACGCTGCCTGACACCAGCAACGGCTTTGTGGTAAAAAAGACCGTATTTTCCGGCAAGGCCTTTGCGAACGTAAACATTACTTCTGATATCAAGGTCATCGCCGTAATGCCGAATACCTTTCCGCTGGAAGCCGGTAGTGGTAGCGCTACGGTGAGTACCTTCTCCCCTGCTATCGCAGATACGGACTTTAAAGTAAAAGTAAGCAGTGTGGAGACCATTAGCGGCGAGATCCCATTGACAGAAGCAGAGGTGATTGTAAGCGGTGGCCGTGGTTTGAAAGGCCCTGAACACTGGGGGCTGGTAGAAGACCTCGCCAAAGTACTAGGTGCAGCAACTGCTTGCTCCCGTCCGGTGGCAGACTCCGGCTGGCGTCCTCATCATGAACATGTTGGACAAACAGGGTTGACGGTAAGACCTAATTTGTATATTGCTATCGGTATCTCCGGTGCTATTCAACACTTGGCTGGTGTAAACGGCAGCAAGGTGATCGTAGTGATTAACCGTGATCCTGAAGCGCCCTTCTTTAAGGCAGCAGATTATGGTATTGTGGGAGATGCGTTTGAGGTAGTTCCCAAATTAACAGCAGCGATTAAGGCATTAAAAGCATAA
- a CDS encoding electron transfer flavoprotein subunit beta/FixA family protein, producing the protein MKILVCISKTPDTTAKIAFTDNNTKFNEAGVQFIINPYDEWYALVRALELKETLGATVHLVTVGGADTEQVIRKALALGGDEAFRIDADSQDSFYIASQIAAHAAAQGYDLILTGKETIDYNGSSIGGMVAELLDLPFVSIAAKLDLNGTEATINREIEGGEEVCKVTLPVVVSCQKGMAEARIPNMRGIMAARTKPLTVVPAAAADTLTTIVSFELPPAKAGVKMISPDNVEELVKLLHEEAKVI; encoded by the coding sequence ATGAAGATTTTAGTATGTATTAGTAAAACTCCTGACACTACTGCAAAAATAGCTTTCACTGACAACAACACGAAATTCAATGAAGCTGGTGTGCAGTTTATTATCAACCCCTATGATGAATGGTATGCTTTGGTTCGCGCGTTGGAACTGAAAGAAACATTGGGAGCTACTGTACATCTTGTGACTGTAGGCGGGGCAGACACAGAACAGGTGATCCGGAAAGCATTGGCATTGGGTGGCGATGAGGCGTTCCGGATAGATGCAGACAGTCAGGATAGCTTTTACATTGCCTCCCAGATCGCGGCTCATGCAGCTGCGCAGGGATACGATCTGATCCTTACCGGTAAGGAAACCATCGACTACAATGGTTCCAGTATCGGCGGCATGGTCGCAGAACTGCTGGATCTGCCGTTCGTATCCATTGCAGCCAAACTGGACCTCAACGGTACGGAAGCTACGATCAATCGTGAAATTGAAGGCGGAGAGGAAGTTTGTAAGGTAACATTACCGGTAGTAGTGTCCTGCCAGAAAGGAATGGCAGAAGCACGTATCCCCAATATGCGCGGTATTATGGCCGCCCGTACAAAACCCCTGACAGTCGTTCCTGCAGCAGCAGCAGATACACTTACCACCATCGTCAGCTTCGAATTACCACCTGCCAAAGCCGGTGTGAAAATGATCAGCCCAGACAATGTCGAAGAACTGGTAAAGCTGTTACACGAAGAAGCCAAGGTGATCTAA
- the tilS gene encoding tRNA lysidine(34) synthetase TilS produces MQQTAAVLLTAFNDYTLKENLFTPSQKILLAVSGGIDSVVMTDLFSKSGVSFAVAHCNFQLRQEESVRDETFVTQLARKYQVPLFKVNFDTDAYASEKRVSIQVAARELRYQWLEQVRKEAGYDYIATAHHMQDNVETVLMNFAKGTGISGMHGILPKSGRLIRPLLFAGKEDLIAYMGAYQLAYVEDSSNRTTKYTRNHFRHHVIPPILDAFPQAIGNMGASIDRMREAEILYDQAVARHKKQLLFRQGDTCMIPVLKLKKAVPLAAIAYEIFRAYGCSPAQVEQVLQLLDSESGKYVQTDSHRIVRNRQWLLIHAVNTSERPVTVIEQGDTAIVTPEGSLQLRIIPVTALDSIPREAEIACLDMKQVHFPLLLRKWKQGDYFYPLGMQKKKKLSRFFIDQKLSLPQKERTWIIETGKRIAWIAGMRIDDRFKVTPATTEVLLMEWKKA; encoded by the coding sequence ATGCAGCAAACAGCAGCGGTGTTACTGACAGCATTTAATGACTATACGCTAAAAGAAAATCTATTCACCCCTTCCCAGAAGATACTTCTCGCAGTTAGTGGGGGGATTGATTCTGTAGTGATGACGGACCTGTTCAGCAAATCAGGAGTCTCATTTGCAGTTGCACATTGTAATTTTCAACTTCGTCAGGAAGAATCCGTAAGAGACGAAACATTTGTGACACAGCTGGCCAGGAAATATCAGGTGCCATTATTCAAGGTGAACTTTGATACGGATGCATACGCTTCCGAAAAACGTGTATCCATTCAGGTGGCAGCAAGGGAACTACGTTATCAATGGCTGGAGCAGGTAAGGAAGGAAGCAGGATACGACTATATAGCTACCGCCCATCATATGCAGGATAATGTTGAAACGGTATTGATGAACTTTGCCAAGGGCACTGGTATATCTGGAATGCATGGCATATTACCCAAAAGCGGTAGGTTGATACGGCCGCTGTTATTTGCCGGCAAAGAAGACCTCATTGCATATATGGGGGCATACCAATTGGCCTATGTGGAGGACAGTTCTAATCGTACCACGAAATATACACGTAATCACTTCCGGCATCACGTTATTCCCCCGATATTGGATGCTTTCCCACAGGCTATTGGCAATATGGGAGCCAGTATTGATCGTATGCGGGAGGCGGAAATATTATATGACCAGGCCGTGGCCCGGCATAAGAAACAGTTATTGTTCAGGCAGGGTGATACCTGTATGATACCCGTGCTCAAACTAAAAAAAGCTGTACCGCTTGCTGCGATCGCTTATGAGATATTCCGTGCTTATGGCTGTTCGCCTGCACAGGTAGAACAGGTATTACAGTTGCTGGATAGTGAATCGGGAAAGTATGTACAGACGGATTCACATCGTATAGTGCGTAACCGGCAATGGTTGTTGATCCACGCAGTAAATACGTCAGAAAGGCCCGTTACAGTTATCGAACAGGGAGATACGGCCATTGTCACCCCGGAAGGAAGTCTTCAATTGCGTATCATACCGGTTACGGCGCTTGATAGCATACCGCGGGAGGCGGAAATTGCCTGCCTCGATATGAAGCAGGTACATTTTCCGTTGCTGTTGCGTAAGTGGAAACAAGGAGACTACTTCTATCCGCTGGGTATGCAGAAGAAAAAGAAACTTAGTCGTTTTTTCATCGATCAGAAACTGTCACTTCCCCAAAAGGAGCGGACATGGATCATTGAAACCGGCAAACGGATTGCCTGGATCGCGGGCATGCGTATAGACGATCGTTTTAAGGTAACACCGGCAACGACAGAAGTGTTATTGATGGAATGGAAGAAAGCTTAG
- a CDS encoding rhomboid family intramembrane serine protease, with product MSITSFSRPEKIDEMSMWPYMIKEKKQYYRFITSGFVHGDWGHLFFNMLTLYFFSSQIESVYAQLFGSKLYFLAFYLISIILSDIPSYIKHHNNYAYRSIGASGAVSAVVFSFILFSPWSSIYVFFVKLPAIIYGVLFLGLSAYMSRRGGDNINHDAHFWGAIVGLAFPLILRPELFNYFINQLMSKFQ from the coding sequence GTGTCTATTACTTCTTTCAGCCGTCCTGAAAAGATCGATGAGATGAGTATGTGGCCCTATATGATAAAAGAGAAGAAACAATACTATCGCTTTATCACCTCCGGCTTTGTACATGGCGACTGGGGGCATTTGTTCTTCAACATGCTGACACTCTATTTCTTTAGTAGTCAGATCGAAAGCGTATATGCCCAATTGTTTGGCAGCAAATTGTATTTCCTGGCGTTCTATCTGATAAGTATTATTTTATCCGATATTCCCTCTTATATCAAACATCATAATAACTACGCCTATCGTTCTATCGGTGCATCGGGGGCAGTATCAGCCGTGGTGTTCTCCTTCATTCTTTTCTCCCCCTGGTCATCTATCTATGTATTTTTCGTCAAGCTGCCCGCTATCATATATGGTGTATTATTCCTGGGGCTTTCGGCTTACATGTCGCGCCGGGGCGGAGACAATATCAACCATGATGCGCATTTCTGGGGTGCCATTGTCGGACTGGCTTTCCCGCTGATCCTGCGCCCGGAACTATTCAATTATTTCATCAACCAGTTGATGAGCAAGTTTCAATAG